The Marinobacter szutsaonensis sequence TATACCGTAATGGGAGGTCACCGCGCCCTGATCGTGGCAGGCATCGCCCAGGCGCTGACAATCATGGCGTGGGTTCCGGCCGTGGGACCGGCGGCGGAAGTTTCAACAATCTACATCGTCGGCCTGGCCGAACAGCTTGCCGATGGAGCTTCCACGGTGGTGCTGTTCGCGATGATGATGAATGTTTGCCGCAGGCAATGGGCGGGCACCGACTTCACCGTGCAGGCCTCCATCCAGGTGGTCGCTGCCGGTCTGTTCGGTGCATTGGGCGGCGTGATAGCCGATCTGGCGGGTTATTCAGCGCTGATGATCACGGCCGGGCTGGCTGGTCTTGGGGTCATGGGGGTCTATGCTCATCGGGTAATAGGTAGAAGTATCTGATTGCTCCTTACCGGCAAATACCTTTAGATTCGCGCCATTAAAATCCGGAGTTTGCCTTTATGCTCATTGCCCTGCTCGCCATTGCCGTCGGCCTGATCCTGCTGGTCTGGAGTGCCGATCGTTTTGTGGAAGGCTCCGCGGCCACAGCGGGGCATTTCGGCATGCCGCCCCTGTTGATCGGGATGGTCGTGGTCGGGTTTGGCACGTCCGCTCCAGAAATGGTGGTCTCTGCTCTCGCCGCGTCCCAGGGCAATCCCGGCCTGGCCCTGGGAAATGCCTATGGCTCCAACATTACAAACATTGCCCTGATTCTTGGCATTACCGCCCTGATTGCCCCAATCTCGGTTCACTCCCAGGTGATGCGGAAAGAATTGCCGATTCTGGCCGTGATTACCCTGTTTGCCATCTGGCAACTGTTTGACGGCACTCTGAGCACGCTGGATGCCCTGGCCCTGCTCGGTGTGTTTTTCGTGCTGATGGGTTGGAGCATCTGGTCCGGCATGCGCGCGCCGGATGACCCGATGGCCACAGAAGTCAATGCGGAACTGCAGAGCCACGCCATGCCAATTCGCAAGGCATTGTTCTGGCTGGCTGCGGGCCTGGTAATGCTGATTATCAGCTCCCGCATTCTGGTGTGGGGCGCAGTGGATCTCGCTACCGCTTTCGGCGTCAGTGACCTGATTATCGGTCTGACCATCGTGGCGGTGGGCACTTCCCTGCCGGAACTGGCCTCCTCGATCATCGCTGCCCGCAAGGGTGAGCACGATCTGGCCCTGGGCAACATTCTCGGCTCAAACCTGTTCAACACCCTGGCGGTGGTTGGCATTGCCGGCCTGATCACACCCATCGGGGTAGCCGACGAGGTGCTGGTACGTGACCTGCCGGTGATGGCCGGCCTGACCCTCGCCCTGTTTGTGCTCGGGTATGGGTTCCGCGGCCCGGGCAGAATCAACCGTCTGGAAGGTGCGGCCCTGTTGACGGTCTTCGTGGGTTACACCGCGTACCTTCTGATTACCAATTTCTGACCGGGCTGGATTCAGCTGGCCGGGGAACAACGCTTTGCCCTAGTTGAGCGACGCGTCTGTTCCCGGCTTGCTGCATACCTGCCAGTCCACCACGTTGCCGTCCGGATCGAAGTGAACAAAGCCGGCAAAGCCATCATCGTGGACCCAGGTCTTCACGTAGCCGACAACTTCGCCATCATCCTTGCACAGGTCGAATGTGGATTTGCTGTCGTCGGCCGGGGCTTCGGCTTCCGTTTCGTGGGGCTGGATGGTGAGCTGGGGATCGTTGAGCGGGAAGAGTTCAAGGTGACGCGCGTTCATATGGGGGCACTCCCTGATTACGAACGGTTACATTTAAATCGTGCTCCAATATAACCCAGGTACATGACAGAAAAACTGCTCCCGATCAGTTTTCTAAGACCAATCCGGGATAAACCGTATCGTTTCAAGACAGTTTGTTTCTGAGGGGCCCAGCACTCGTTGTTGGGGTGAGACAGGCATAAAAAAACCGGGAAGTAGAACTCCCCGGTTACACGAAATGACACGATAAAAGAAAACTCAACGATGCAGATCGAGCTTTTCTAAAGCTTAGTTTGCCAGCACAGCGTTTCAGAATTATGACAACCGGGCTTATCCGAAACACATCGGGTGCGGCGCTCCGGATACTACAGGTTTAACATCCCTGTCACGGATATCCCCTACTCTCGTGCTCTCATTTAAAAGGAGAGCAGTACTCATGTCCGGAGATTCCTCCCTGCTGGTTGAAAAACTCTGGCGTCTGAAACGGCGCATTGATAAAGGCGCCTGCCCCGGTGTCGAGTTCGTTCACCTGAATACCCTGCTGCGTGAGCCGGCCTACCGTGCCGATGTGCTCAGGCGGGTCGAGCAATCGGGTAGCGCGGAACTTAAAGCCCTGGCCCGGGAAATCACGCTCAATGACGATGGTCAACCGCTGATGGTGAAGGAGAACGCCAACCGTCTGGATGTCGACAGGCGGCAGAGTGTCACCAACAAAGGATGGCTCCGTCGCAACGCTGTTTTTGCCTTGCCGGTACTCGCGATTGCCGCGGTCGCGGTCGGCTTTACTGCCTTTGAGAACCGTGCCGAGCGGATCGACTCGGACATCATCATCGACACCACCTGGAAAACCGGTAAACGCTACATCCTCGAGAAGACCATCTACGTTGAGAACGCCCACCTCACCATCGAACCCGGCGCAATCATCGAAGGCGAAGGGGGTTCCGCGCTGGTGGTCACATCCAGCGCCAAACTGTTCGCCCGGGGCAAGGCAGACAGCCCGGTCATCTTCACCAGTGCCAAGCCCGAGGGTGAGCGCGCCCGGGGCGACTGGGGTGGTTTGGTTCTGCTGGGCAATGCCCCGGTCAACGAACCGCAGGCTTCCATCGAAGGACTGCCCGAGGGCGAGACCCGGGGGGCCTTTGGTGGCAGCAATACCAGCCATTCCTGCGGCGTCATCGAATATACCCGAATCGAGTTCGCCGGGTATGAAGTCTACAAGGACAACGAACTGAACGGACTCACCCTTGGCGGCTGCGGCAGTAACACGATTGTGCGCAATGTGCAGGTCCATCGAGCACTGGATGATGGCATAGAAATGTTCGGTGGCACGGTGGATCTGAAGAACATCGTTATTACCGGGGCCGGGGATGACAGCGTCGACTGGGACTGGGGCTGGCGTGGCCGTGTGCAGTTCGCGGTCATCCAGCAGTATCCGGATGCCGGTGACAACGGATTTGAGGGCGACAACAACGGCAGCAACCATGAAGCCACGCCCCGGTCGGAACCGGTGTTCTACAACGTGACCATGGTCGGTGGAGGCAATACGCAGAAAAAGCACCGGGCCATGGTGCTCAGGGAGGGATCCGGCGGGCATTTCCACAATCTGCTGATTAACAGTTACGGCATTGAAGCGCTGGATACCCGTGATGACGCCCTGTCCCTGATCAGTCGCGAGCAACTGAGCTTTACCCACAATATTCTCGCCAATCTGGGGCACCTGGGCCGCGTTGCCCGGGAACAGGAGGATGACGATTTCGGGTTTGACGAACAGGCCTGGATGGCAGAACCGGTCAACAGCAACGTGGCACGGGTTGAATCCGCGCTGTTCCCGAACGCCAAAACCCTGGTCAAGCCGGACTTCACGCCGAGGGTACCGCTCAGGCAAATGAAAGCAACGCGCCCGCCGCAAAGTGAGTTCTTTGATGAGTCAGCTGATTTCGTCGGAGCCATCAGCCCGGTGGCTTCGGGCAGCTGGCTCGATGGCTGGACTGCTTTCCCGGAGTCCTGATGCTCGACAGGAACTGACTGTGATGCGCCAGGGAAGGTGCACACCGGGCACGGAGTCAAGACTCCAACCCTACCTCCGCTTCCACAAATCCCTTCGGATGCTGGCCCATATCTGCCGATATACGTCAGCAGCCGGGCTATGCGGCGCCAACCGTTCCAGTGGCAGCCCCTCCTCGCCCATACGCTCGACCACACTGGCATAGGGGACGGCAACGCCCATATTGTTCGCCAGAACCTCAGCGCCCTGCTCCACGATCTCCTTGTGCAGGTTTTTCCTGCGATCGACCATGGAGAAGAAGGGGCGCAGCTTGCGGGCGCCGAGTTTCTTGTCCTTCACGAACTGCTGCAACTGGTTCCAGCTGTTCACCGCCAGCCAGGTGGGCACCACCGGCACATAGACCCGGTCCGCCACTTCCAGCACCTGCTCGGTCAACCGCGATAGCGTGGGCGGGCAATCCAGGATTACCAGGCTGGTCTCTTCCGAAAGGGGCGCCAGCATGTCCCGCAGGACATTGGCGCCGGACTCCTGCTCCAGCTTGATGTCAAAATTGCGGAAACTGGTGTGGGCGGGGATGAAGTCCAGTCCGGGGTATACGTCGTCATGGATAAACTTGGCGATGGGCGCCTTGCCCTCGAGCAGCTTGGATAGCTTGCGCCCCTTCACCGTTTCGGCGCCTGCCAGATAAAAACTGGAGGCACCCTGGGGGTCCAGATCCCATAACAGTGTGCGGCAATTGTCCTGGCTCGCCAGGTAGGCAATGTTGACGGCCGCCGCTGTCTTGCCAACACCACCCTTGGGACTGTAAAAAGCAATGATCCTCATTGAGGCCTGACTCCCGACTTTCCTTGTGTAACCAGAGCGTACAGGGTAGCAGCCACGCCATGGCCCTTTATGAAGCTTTTGTTACACTGGACGCTTCGCAAGCTACGTAAAACCAAAAACAACGAGGTAACCATGAATTCGCCGTCCCACGTGTTTGATCAAGCGGTGTCGCTCCGGCCCGTCAGCAGTGGCGTCTACACCGGGCAGACCAGCCCTGCCTACCAGAACATGGTGGGGCCTTTTGGCGGCGTGACCGGCGCTACCCTGCTCAATGCCGTGCTCGGTCATGAGGAATTGCTGGGCGAGCCGGTCTCCCTGACAGTGCACTTCGCGGCGCCTATCGCCGAAGGCGGATTCGAGGCCAGGGCCAGGCCGATCCGGACCAACCGCAGCAGCCAGCACTGGTTTGCCGAACTGGTCCAGGGGGAAGAAGTCGTTGCTTTTGCCACGGCGGTAACCGCCAAGGGCCGGGATACCTGGAGCACCACCGATGCCAGCTTCCCGGAGGTACCCGCAGCCGGGGAGGTAGAGCAAACACCCATGCGCCAGGGCGCGCCGATCTGGACCCGGTGCTACGACATGCGGTTTATCGAAGGTGCCCTGGGCGGCCAGCCGAGCGAAAACCACCCCTCGGAAAGCCTGCTATGGATGCGGGATGAGCCACCCCGGCCCCTGGATTACCTGTCACTGGCAGCCCTGTGCGACGTGTTCTTCCCGAGGATCTACATTCGCCGGCCCAAGCTGGTACCGATCGGTACCGTTGCGCTGACCACCTACTTCCACGCAGATGAGGAGCAGCTACGCCAGCTCGGTACCGCCCATGTGCTGGGCCATGCCCGGGGCCTGCATTTCGGTAAAGGCTTCTTCGACCAGAGTGCCGAAGTCTGGAGTGCCGATGGCCGGCTTC is a genomic window containing:
- a CDS encoding thioesterase family protein, with translation MNSPSHVFDQAVSLRPVSSGVYTGQTSPAYQNMVGPFGGVTGATLLNAVLGHEELLGEPVSLTVHFAAPIAEGGFEARARPIRTNRSSQHWFAELVQGEEVVAFATAVTAKGRDTWSTTDASFPEVPAAGEVEQTPMRQGAPIWTRCYDMRFIEGALGGQPSENHPSESLLWMRDEPPRPLDYLSLAALCDVFFPRIYIRRPKLVPIGTVALTTYFHADEEQLRQLGTAHVLGHARGLHFGKGFFDQSAEVWSADGRLLATSHQVVYFKE
- a CDS encoding calcium/sodium antiporter, translated to MLIALLAIAVGLILLVWSADRFVEGSAATAGHFGMPPLLIGMVVVGFGTSAPEMVVSALAASQGNPGLALGNAYGSNITNIALILGITALIAPISVHSQVMRKELPILAVITLFAIWQLFDGTLSTLDALALLGVFFVLMGWSIWSGMRAPDDPMATEVNAELQSHAMPIRKALFWLAAGLVMLIISSRILVWGAVDLATAFGVSDLIIGLTIVAVGTSLPELASSIIAARKGEHDLALGNILGSNLFNTLAVVGIAGLITPIGVADEVLVRDLPVMAGLTLALFVLGYGFRGPGRINRLEGAALLTVFVGYTAYLLITNF
- a CDS encoding ParA family protein, with the translated sequence MRIIAFYSPKGGVGKTAAAVNIAYLASQDNCRTLLWDLDPQGASSFYLAGAETVKGRKLSKLLEGKAPIAKFIHDDVYPGLDFIPAHTSFRNFDIKLEQESGANVLRDMLAPLSEETSLVILDCPPTLSRLTEQVLEVADRVYVPVVPTWLAVNSWNQLQQFVKDKKLGARKLRPFFSMVDRRKNLHKEIVEQGAEVLANNMGVAVPYASVVERMGEEGLPLERLAPHSPAADVYRQIWASIRRDLWKRR